CCCAGAGTTACCTTAACCGTATCAGCCAGCTGGTCTACGCCGCGGCCCAGTGCACGGCGAGCTTCCTCGCCGAAAAGAATCTGCTTTGCCATAATACAATAGCCTCCTAATAATGAGTAATTTTACAATTAGTCTACAACAGCCAGAATGTCGCCCTGACGAACGACAATCAGTTCCTCACCGTCAATCTTGACTTCGGTGCCGGAGTACTTGCTGGTGATAACCTTATCGCCAACCTTGACCTGCATCACGACTTCCTTGCCGTCTACGACACCGCCAGGGCCAACTGCCAAAACTTCAGCAACCTGCGGCTTTTCCTTTGCAGAACCTGCCAGGATGATTCCGCCTGCGGTGGTCTCCTCAGCTTCGACCATCTTGATGACAACGCGGTCAGATAAAGGCTTGAGCTTCATAATAAAATCCTCCTAAGATGATAAAATACAAATTTAGAGGTTAGCACTCAAAACCTTCGAGTGCCAACGAATATATATTAAATCATTTTCCCAAAATACGCAAGTACTTTTTTCCAAAATTACAAAGTTTTTTGTAAATAAATTATGAATGGGCGTTATCCTGCCCGTTCGAGCGATTTGCGTGTTTTTTTGCAATCTTTTCCTGAAAAATCCCCGAGAAATTTTTGTGTAGCAGTCCAAGGAAAATAGTGCCAAATTTTTATCTCTTGCGGAAATCCTGCCGCTTCTTGCCGGCCGGTCTGCCTCCCTGCGGACGATTTTTGCCTGTAGGCGCCGTGCGGAACGGGCGGCGCTTCTCCGGCGGCTGATAGTACATGTACAGATTGCAGCGCAGCATACCATTATATAGCTTGCGCTTTTTATCTGCTTTCATGCCGTAAAATTCTTCAAATTGCTCGTCAGAGCTGATAATATACTGTTTCATCGGAGACTGCGCCGCAGCAGCACCAAACCCGCGCAGCAGTTTGCGCGCCGCATTGACGTCCATCATGCGCTCGCCATACGGCGGATTGGCAATCAGCGTGCCCTCCCGCTTTTTGAGCTTGCAGGCGCAAGCATCTTTCTCCTCAAAGTGAATCGTATGCTTCACACCCGCTTTTTTTGCATTGGCGATGGACAATTCAACACAGGCCGGATCAATATCACAGCCGTGAATATCGTAGGTGCGATCTCGATAGATGCCGTCCAGCGCGCGTTCGCGCTCCTGCTGCCAGATTTCCGGTGCGATAAACTCCCACTTTTCCGCGTCAAACGAACGCTTGAGACCGGGAGCGAGATTCATCGCAATCATAGCTGCCTCAATCGGAATGGTGCCGGAGCCACAGAACGGATCGAAAAATTCTCCCTTTCCGCGGAATCGCGAAATTTTGACCATTGCCGCCGCGAGGGTCTCTCGCAGCGGTGCTTCGTTGGCGTTGGCGCGGTACCCGCGCTTGTGCAGACCGGCACCGGATGTATCCAAATACAGCGTGGCAATATCACGCACGATGGAAAACTGTACCTGACAGCGCGCACCGCGCTCCTCAAACCATGTGATGCCATACGATTCTGACAGGCTCTTGACGATTGCCTTTTTGATAATGCTCTGACAGTCCGGAATGCTGTGCAGCTGAGAATCCAGCGAATAGCCCTTAACAGGGAATGCGCAGTCCTTCTCGATATAGTCCAGCCACGGCA
The sequence above is a segment of the Butyricicoccus intestinisimiae genome. Coding sequences within it:
- a CDS encoding THUMP domain-containing class I SAM-dependent RNA methyltransferase; its protein translation is MNYEFCCPTLFGLEGIVGDELRHNGGLTDVRVENGRVFFSGDEHTLAWANLNLRCAERVLIKVGEFPAQNFEELFEGVYELPWLDYIEKDCAFPVKGYSLDSQLHSIPDCQSIIKKAIVKSLSESYGITWFEERGARCQVQFSIVRDIATLYLDTSGAGLHKRGYRANANEAPLRETLAAAMVKISRFRGKGEFFDPFCGSGTIPIEAAMIAMNLAPGLKRSFDAEKWEFIAPEIWQQERERALDGIYRDRTYDIHGCDIDPACVELSIANAKKAGVKHTIHFEEKDACACKLKKREGTLIANPPYGERMMDVNAARKLLRGFGAAAAQSPMKQYIISSDEQFEEFYGMKADKKRKLYNGMLRCNLYMYYQPPEKRRPFRTAPTGKNRPQGGRPAGKKRQDFRKR
- a CDS encoding co-chaperone GroES; its protein translation is MKLKPLSDRVVIKMVEAEETTAGGIILAGSAKEKPQVAEVLAVGPGGVVDGKEVVMQVKVGDKVITSKYSGTEVKIDGEELIVVRQGDILAVVD